TTAATGCTACAATGCCATATATAAAATGAATAAAATACGATTTTAGTCGCAAAGGAGAAAATTATGAAATTATCATGGGTAACGGTCACCGTTAACGATCTGGATGAATCGATCCGGTTTTATACCGAGGTTGTCGGTTTGACAATAAACAGACGCCAGCCAGCCGGACCAGATACTGAACTGGCTTTTTTAGGCGATGGTGAAACGAAACTGGAACTGGTGTGCAACCGGACCATCCAGGATTTTGTCATAGGGTCCAGTATTTCACTGGGGTTTGAAGTTGACTCGCTGGACGAAACCATGGCAACTTTAAAAGCCCAAGGAATTGCTCTGCACAGCGGCCCATTTCAACCAACGCCATCGATTAAGTTTATATTAATAACTGATCCCAATGGATTAAAGGTTCAGTTTTTGGAGCATATCAAGCAGGCATAAACGAAAGAATGACAAAATAATTGGTGAAATCATTGCTTTGTAGCTCCTCATCTAAAAGATTTATTTAAGTTGAACCATTGCAAGACTACCGGTTATATCTAAAATTTGAGAATGGGAAAAAAGAGTTATTCAATGTAATGCCTTATATAAAAGAATGAATCTATCGGAAGTGATATTAAAAAAAGGAGATAAAAATGAAACCTTGTCAAAAATGGGATCAGCTGATTGAACAAACAGCTTTAGAGCTGCCCGGAGCAACCCGGGACTACCAGCCGGAATGGGATGCCGTCCGGTATTTTGTCGGCGGGTTGATGTTTGCTATGCGTGGTGAAAACAAGACCGGTGACTCACTGTTAACTCTCAAGCTGCCAATCGGCGATGGTGAAATGCTCCGCTCCCGTTATCCGGATATTATTCCCGGTTATTATATGAATAAACAACATTGGAATTCAATTCTGCTTGCCGGCTATGTCCCCGAAGCGGTTTTGATCGATTGCATCCAACTGGCTTATCAGACTGTTTTTATAAAACTGACGAAAAAAAAGCAGCGGGAAATTGCGGAAATTCAGCTTTAAAATAACATGACTGATGATAAAACGATCCGTTTGAACTCACCAACGACGATATAGAAAATCAGGAAACAAATAAAAAAACACGTAGAGATGGAGAGCGATACAATTAAAAGACTAGTTTTATCGAAGTCATCATAAAAATAGAACCATAAGGGGAACAATAATGAAAGATCAATTAATTCAAGCTGTCATCGACAATAAAGACAGCATTTCATATATTAATCTCAATGAAAATAATCAATATCTTGGTTGGACCTATGACTTTAATATCATTCTTCCCAATAACAATAAGATGTGCCTGGATTTAAGACAGGAGGGTGATTTATTTCTGCTGTTTGTGTTGGCGTCGTCATGGTCTAAAACGGGGCCATGGGAAAATGCCGCATTTTTCACCACTTATCTTAAAGCAAGCAGAAAGTTTGAACTTGACTTGTGGTACGATGATGGGTTTGTCAAAAAAGAAATTGCCAACAAGGACGTCAAGGCTGCAGAAATTGTCAAAATTTGCAGTGGTTTGATTTCCCGGAAAAAAGTGAGCTTCAGGAGTGATTTATACGCAAGTGTTTCGGTGATTGCCAGAAACTGGAATATGATCAAAGAAAAACTGGAGCTATCAGCATTAAAGAATGACTATCTGATTTTCATCAGATATATCGCAACTCTTGATGGCCTGGGAGCCAGACAGAACCGTATGAGGATAAAGATTCCATTGATTCTTCGGGAGTTAAGGTGTCAGCAAATCTATCCTGATATACCCGGTGAACTTTGCTGTGTTCCGGATGAACGCGTCAAAGCCGCGTCAAAAGCGTTGGGAATTAAACTACCATCAGTTAACTCCATAGACGGTTTATTTAAGGCCTCGGCGGTTATTTATAAACATTTTAAGGATTTGTACGATATCCCGCTTTTTGCTTATGAAGATTTGAAACCGGCGTTTGTTTGAAATAACGAGAAGAATCGTATTATGCAGGATAACACCTCCTGATCTTTGCTTTAAGATCATGGGATCGTTTATCTGGCATCATGAAAAAGAATATGGAGATTCGGATGATTAAACCGCTGAAATTAACAGATTTAAAAAAAGAATTAAACAAGCTTGATCAGAAACAGCTTGTAGAAATCATCGCCAATCTATATAAAAATGATCAAAGGGCGAAAGATATGTTGTGTGTTAGATTGATGGGAGAAGCATATAAAAATGAATTACTCACAGCCTACAAAATTAAAATGCATGATATCTTCTTTCCCCGATTTATACAGACAATACCTTCTTTGAAATCGGCCAAAGCGTTAATCACGGAGATTAAAAAGATCGGCGATGATCAGATGGGTCTTGAATTAATGCTCTACTATGTCGAGTGTGGTAATAAATTTACGAATGCTTATGGTGATATTGATGAAGCATTTTACAATAGCCTTACTGGTATGTATGCACAATTCGTAAACCAATTGAATGCCAACGGTACGGTATCGATCTATTTAAAATACAAAGAAAGAATCAATGATTTAGTCGCAAGCTCTGCCCATATTGGTTGGGGATATGGTGATTATCTTGCGGATAAGTCACTTGAAATTGAATGGTTAGAAGAAGTGTAAATTCACTTTTCCATGGTTTTGTCACGAATATTTTTTTCGCGACATTATTTACATGCTTCAGACGATCAGGGGGACGACTCCGTCAGAATTAAATTATCTTGATTGGAATGACATTATGAAGGTGGTAGTCTATCGGCAGCGATCGATTGAAGAACTGCTACCAGTTCTTCAATCGAAATATTCTTTTTTTTACTGAAGCAAATTTTGGACACCAATGAATTTGTTTGTATCGATCGTATATCCACTATAGATATCATTTTCACTAGCACATCTTAGCCAACGCCTCCGCCCGGATAAACATAGGGGATAGCGGTGGGACCTGGTGCTGGGGAATTTTTAGGTACAATTTTTATCTGGATCGCTTCCAGACGATAACCATAACCAGAGGTGCCAGCCGATCTAGCGTTTTTCGCCCAATCCAACCAGCCAAAGTTTTGAGCATGAACCCGATAATAAATATCATATTTAGCGGCATCACTGCCAGTTAAATAAATATCGATTGCTTCCAGTCGAAGACCTTTACCACTGCTTCCACTTGGGTCCATATCATATACCCAACCCTGCCAGCCATAGTTTTGAATATGGGTCCGATAGGCTACACCAAGGTCTAAGCCGTCATTTTTTAATGCGATTTGAATGGCTTCGAGACGCAGTCCTTTACCACTGCTTCCACTTGTCGCACCATCAGCTACTACCGCCTGCCAGCCGTAGTTTTGCACATGAGTTCGATACTCACACGAAACCGTTTGTGATACTTGATCAGGGATAAACGGGATGCCATAATTGTTTGCATATGTTTCCGCGGTAGAACCACTCACTCCATAAATCGTCAAGTCACTGCAGCCTTTAAATATATCGACACCCATCGTAGTCACTTTCGCTGGAATGCGGATGCTTTTTAATGATGAACAGCCACTAAAGGCTCTTGCCTGAATCGTTCTCATCTCATCAGTCATTTTAACGGATTCCAAATTATAACAGCCAATAAAAGCCTCATCTTCGACAATCGCTGTTCTGCTTAGTTCGACACCAGTTATCGTTGAATAATACTGATCTTCTGTTTTCTCAAAAAAACTACGATCAGGGGGATGGTTCGGGAATAATGAAAAGGCATGTTTTTTCTATTGAAATTTCAAAATTCGAGAGAATTATTTTAAGAATCTCATTGATAAAACTTGAGTCCCCAACATTTTGACTTGTTTCAGAATATGATTTTCCGGAATTTTATTGTATAATAAATAATCGAATGCTGGTTTTTTTGATTCAATTTGAAGGATGATTTTCCTTTGAGCTTCCGGCTGATACGAGAAATACTCAATGAACCGATGCAGGGCGTTCGCGACGAACATAAAACCCCAGGAGAATATCGTACCAGCCAAATTGGAAAGGTGATAAAAATGGAAAATGTGGAAAGAGGTAATGTCTTAGTTATTGGTAATTCCGGCGTTGGTAAATCAACTTTGATTAATGCTGTCCTTGGTAAAGAAAAAGCAAAGACCGGATGGGGTACAAAAGGAACA
This is a stretch of genomic DNA from Acetobacterium woodii DSM 1030. It encodes these proteins:
- a CDS encoding MmcQ/YjbR family DNA-binding protein, whose protein sequence is MKPCQKWDQLIEQTALELPGATRDYQPEWDAVRYFVGGLMFAMRGENKTGDSLLTLKLPIGDGEMLRSRYPDIIPGYYMNKQHWNSILLAGYVPEAVLIDCIQLAYQTVFIKLTKKKQREIAEIQL
- a CDS encoding DUF6155 family protein is translated as MKKNMEIRMIKPLKLTDLKKELNKLDQKQLVEIIANLYKNDQRAKDMLCVRLMGEAYKNELLTAYKIKMHDIFFPRFIQTIPSLKSAKALITEIKKIGDDQMGLELMLYYVECGNKFTNAYGDIDEAFYNSLTGMYAQFVNQLNANGTVSIYLKYKERINDLVASSAHIGWGYGDYLADKSLEIEWLEEV
- a CDS encoding VOC family protein; protein product: MKLSWVTVTVNDLDESIRFYTEVVGLTINRRQPAGPDTELAFLGDGETKLELVCNRTIQDFVIGSSISLGFEVDSLDETMATLKAQGIALHSGPFQPTPSIKFILITDPNGLKVQFLEHIKQA
- a CDS encoding leucine-rich repeat protein; translation: MTGVELSRTAIVEDEAFIGCYNLESVKMTDEMRTIQARAFSGCSSLKSIRIPAKVTTMGVDIFKGCSDLTIYGVSGSTAETYANNYGIPFIPDQVSQTVSCEYRTHVQNYGWQAVVADGATSGSSGKGLRLEAIQIALKNDGLDLGVAYRTHIQNYGWQGWVYDMDPSGSSGKGLRLEAIDIYLTGSDAAKYDIYYRVHAQNFGWLDWAKNARSAGTSGYGYRLEAIQIKIVPKNSPAPGPTAIPYVYPGGGVG